CCGGTATGTACAAAGTCTACGGCATGATGACCTCGGGGAACTGTTACAAGGTGCGGCTGCTGCTTGCCCAGCTGGGGGAGGACTACGACTGGGAGGAGATCCCTTCCACCCGGATCAAGCCCCGGACGCCGGAATTTCTGAAAATTAACCCCGATGGCAAGGTGCCGGTGCTCGTGACAAAAGAAGGGGAATTGTTGAGGGAGTCCAACGCCATCCTGTGCTACCTCGGGGAGGGCACGCCCTA
Above is a genomic segment from Candidatus Neomarinimicrobiota bacterium containing:
- a CDS encoding glutathione S-transferase N-terminal domain-containing protein → MYKVYGMMTSGNCYKVRLLLAQLGEDYDWEEIPSTRIKPRTPEFLKINPDGKVPVLVTKEGELLRESNAILCYLGEGTP